The Lacipirellula parvula genome window below encodes:
- a CDS encoding ABC transporter ATP-binding protein encodes MFIQTDLLSKRYGQLAALSDCTFGVPRGEILGLLGPNGAGKTTLLRLLLGYLKPTSGTARIDGLDCYAESVAVHKQLAYLPGDARLFRQLNGRQTLAFFAKLRHASLERSLRLAERLQLDLTRRVRHMSTGMRQKLALAVTLTPNVPLVILDEPTANLDPTVRRDVVELIRDARNEGKTVLFSSHVLSEVEDVCDRVLVLKAGRLVDAVRVIDVRRQHRIQAVITGPLSPAPPQLAESIEMHAGRDQAVSIITRGELAPLLGWLAEQPLAQLQIEPIGLRSVYERHHPAIGGDE; translated from the coding sequence GTGTTCATTCAGACCGACTTGCTGTCGAAGCGCTATGGGCAGCTCGCCGCGCTCTCCGACTGCACCTTCGGCGTGCCACGCGGCGAGATTCTCGGCCTGCTCGGCCCTAATGGCGCTGGCAAGACGACGCTGCTGCGGTTACTGCTTGGCTACCTGAAGCCCACCAGCGGCACCGCCCGCATCGACGGGCTCGATTGTTACGCCGAATCGGTCGCCGTCCATAAACAGCTGGCTTACTTGCCGGGCGACGCGCGGCTCTTCCGCCAGCTGAACGGCCGGCAAACGCTCGCCTTTTTCGCGAAGCTGCGGCATGCTTCGCTGGAGCGCTCGCTCCGGCTCGCCGAGCGGTTGCAACTCGATCTCACCCGTCGCGTGCGGCATATGTCGACCGGCATGCGGCAGAAGCTCGCCCTCGCGGTGACGCTCACCCCCAACGTGCCGCTGGTGATTCTCGACGAGCCGACGGCGAACCTCGATCCCACGGTCCGCCGCGACGTCGTCGAACTCATCCGCGATGCCCGTAACGAAGGGAAGACGGTCCTCTTTTCGTCGCATGTCCTCTCGGAGGTCGAAGACGTTTGCGATCGCGTGTTGGTGCTGAAAGCGGGCCGCCTTGTCGATGCGGTTCGCGTCATCGACGTGCGGCGACAGCATCGCATCCAGGCGGTGATTACAGGGCCCCTTTCCCCTGCTCCGCCGCAGTTGGCCGAGTCGATCGAAATGCACGCCGGCCGCGATCAGGCGGTCTCGATCATCACCCGCGGCGAACTCGCCCCGCTGCTCGGCTGGCTCGCCGAACAGCCGCTCGCGCAACTGCAGATTGAGCCGATCGGACTCCGCAGCGTCTACGAACGCCATCACCCGGCGATCGGCGGTGACGAATGA
- a CDS encoding ABC transporter permease subunit: MNRVLLGRSFRDSWLLMTCCALLALGFTWLRVWVASHIKVDAFIKFFSEGLQIFQGLLPVPIEDLASPLGRVAFSFEEFGLLMLLGLWTVTRSTDCLAGRIGAGTMEMLLAQPVRRLTLVTTHTAVTLFGVLLMAAASWLGVKLGLEFSKFEDPPAWNQVAPAAINFACLGVFITGAATLISALVRSRSQAVGLVIGFYVVELTLMIIGRLNNRFEWMNKLTILSVYEPTLLTIGIHRDPAAFWPLFWQYNGCLLGLGCGALAASAAIFCNRDVPAPL; the protein is encoded by the coding sequence ATGAACCGCGTGCTGCTCGGCAGATCGTTCCGCGACAGTTGGCTGCTGATGACGTGCTGCGCGCTACTAGCGCTCGGCTTCACCTGGCTGCGAGTGTGGGTGGCGTCGCACATCAAGGTCGATGCGTTCATCAAGTTTTTCTCCGAGGGGCTGCAGATCTTCCAAGGCCTGCTGCCGGTGCCGATCGAAGACCTCGCCTCGCCGCTCGGCCGAGTGGCGTTCAGCTTCGAGGAGTTTGGCCTGCTGATGTTGCTCGGGCTGTGGACCGTCACCCGTTCGACCGATTGCCTGGCCGGCCGCATCGGCGCCGGCACGATGGAAATGCTGCTCGCTCAACCGGTCCGCCGGCTGACGCTCGTGACGACGCACACCGCCGTGACGCTGTTCGGCGTGTTGCTGATGGCGGCCGCGAGTTGGCTCGGCGTGAAGCTGGGGCTGGAGTTCAGCAAGTTCGAAGACCCGCCGGCGTGGAACCAGGTGGCGCCTGCGGCGATCAACTTTGCCTGCCTCGGCGTCTTCATCACCGGCGCCGCGACGCTGATCTCGGCGCTCGTGCGCAGCCGCTCGCAAGCGGTGGGACTGGTGATCGGATTCTACGTCGTCGAACTGACGCTAATGATCATCGGCCGACTCAACAACCGCTTCGAGTGGATGAATAAACTCACGATTTTGTCGGTGTACGAACCGACGCTGCTGACGATCGGCATCCATCGCGATCCGGCGGCGTTCTGGCCTCTGTTCTGGCAGTACAACGGCTGCTTGCTGGGGCTTGGCTGCGGAGCCCTCGCCGCCAGCGCCGCGATTTTCTGCAATCGCGACGTTCCCGCCCCGTTGTAA